One stretch of Vulpes lagopus strain Blue_001 chromosome X, ASM1834538v1, whole genome shotgun sequence DNA includes these proteins:
- the LOC121482451 gene encoding serine/threonine-protein phosphatase 4 regulatory subunit 3B-like, with protein sequence MADKRHHVTLYSLNQDQEWEELGTGHVSSTYVERLQGVSLLVQSDSHGSLILESKINSNTPYQKQQETLIVWSEAENHGMALSFQDTEGCRQIWEDICRVQGKDPSVEITQDLLEESEDEQLDDILETNTVLVLPNCELSKLEEISDLITSVLLSPIHKETLALILENEAYIKTLLQLFRTCEDLGDIANLHYLHEIIKSILFLNKTGLFEILFSADCIMDVVGCLEYDPALAQPKRHREFLTQNARFKEIVPITDCELMQKIHQTYKVQYIYDILLPVPSVFEENLLSALTAFIFLNKVEIVSMLQEDNNFLPEVFAQLRDETIDDDKRRELLFFFKEFCAFSQTLHPPRKDELFKTLTELGVLPVLKVVMSMEDVQIRSAATNIFTYLVEYSPSMIREFIVEEAQQSEDGKLFINLVIEQMICDNDPELGGAVHLMGLLRVLLDPENMLTTSTKCERSEFLNFFYKHCIHIFIAPLFAATAERIHEEDNTAGSDRNNRNCLSALRFMRRMIDLKDELYNSYIIKGNLFEPVVSAFLDNGTRYNMLNSAVIELFEYIRVENIKSLVAHIVENFYETLESIEYVQTFKGLKIKYEEEKDRQSQIRKNLHSVTYSKIFHRSARVLEKKEERCLKEISEEREAVRPPLENDFQGHYDKFVETKKPKENEDRVDLPKTATSGGYKITSSHSAGTANGASSVNGSSMVGLVNRPDEEKDKEEETSPRKRHLNL encoded by the exons ATGGCAGATAAGCGGCACCATGTAACACTCTACTCACTGAACCAGGACCAAGAATGGGAAGAACTAGGCACCGGGCACGTCTCTTCCACTTACGTGGAGCGCCTCCAGGGCGTGTCTCTGCTAGTTCAATCTGATTCCCATGGCTCACTAATCTTGGAGTCGAAGATAAATTCTAATACGCCTTATCAGAAACAACAGGAAACGCTGATTGTTTGGTCTGAAGCAGAGAACCATGGTATGGCGTTAAGTTTCCAAGACACTGAAGGTTGTCGCCAGATCTGGGAAGACATTTGCCGGGTTCAAGGTAAAGACCCATCCGTCGAAATCACGCAAGACCTCTTGGAAGAATCTGAAGACGAACAACTGGATGACATACTGGAAACTAATACTGTGCTTGTCCTGCCTAACTGTGAACTCAGTAAACTTGAAGAGATTTCTGACCTAATTACCTCTGTTCTCCTTTCACCGATACATAAGGAAACACTGGCTCTGATCTTAGAAAATGAGGCCTATATTAAAACTTTGCTGCAGCTGTTCCGCACTTGTGAGGACCTAGGAGACATCGCAAACTTACACTATTTGCATGAAATTATTAAAAGCATCTTATTCCTTAACAAGACGGGTCTGTTTGAGATCCTGTTTTCTGCTGACTGTATCATGGATGTGGTGGGATGCCTCGAGTATGACCCTGCTTTGGCTCAGCCAAAAAGGCATAGGGAATTCTTGACCCAAAATGCAAGGTTCAAGGAAATTGTACCAATAACAGACTGTGAACTTATGCAAAAAATACATCAAACATACAAGGTACAGTACATTTATGATATCCTTTTGCCTGTACCATCCGTGTTTGAAGAGAACTTACTCTCTGCTCTTacagcttttattttcctcaacaAGGTCGAGATAGTCAGCATGCTGCAGGAAGATAACAACTTTTTGCCTGAAGTGTTTGCACAGTTAAGGGATGAGACTATAGATGATGATAAACGGCGTGAATTGCTATTTTTCTTCAAGgaattttgtgctttttctcaGACATTACACCCTCCAAGGAAGGATGAGCTGTTCAAAACTTTGACAGAATTGGGAGTTCTTCCTGTTCTTAAAGTTGTGATGAGCATGGAAGATGTGCAAATAAGGTCAGCTGCTACTAACATATTTACTTACCTTGTGGAGTATAGTCCATCCATGATTCGAGAATTTATTGTGGAAGAAGCCCAACAGAGTGAAGACGGTAAACTTTTCATTAATTTAGTAATTGAGCAAATGATCTGCGACAATGATCCTGAGCTAGGAGGTGCTGTTCATCTAATGGGACTTCTTCGTGTTCTACTTGATCCTGAAAACATGCTAACAACATCTACTAAATGTGAGAGAAGCgaatttctgaatttcttctaTAAGCACTGTATACATATCTTCATAGCACCACTTTTTGCCGCCACTGCTGAACGTATACATGAAGAGGATAATACAGCTGGATCCGACCGAAACAACAGAAATTGCCTCA GTGCTCTCCGCTTTATGAGAAGGATGATTGACCTTAAAGATGAACTTTATAATTCTTACATCATCAAGGGAAATCTCTTTGAACCAGTTGTCAGTGCTTTCCTGGATAACGGAACTCGGTACAATATGTTAAATTCTGCTGTTATTGAGCTGTTTGAATACATAAGAGTGGAAAATATCAAATCTCTTGTTGCACATATAGttgaaaatttttatgaaacaCTTGAATCGATTGAATATGTTCAGACATTCAAAGGATTGAAGATTAaatatgaagaagagaaagaccGGCAAAGTCAAATACGGAAGAATTTACATTCTGTaacatatagtaaaatatttcacagaagtGCCAGAGTcttggagaagaaggaagaaagatgtcttaaagaaatttcagaggaaagagaagcGGTTAGGCCACCACTGGAAAATGATTTTCAAGGTCATTATGATAAATTTGTGGAGactaaaaaaccaaaagaaaatgaagacagagtAGATCTTCCTAAGACAGCAACTTCTGGTGGCTACAAAATCACCTCATCCCATTCTGCTGGTACGGCTAATGGAGCAAGTAGCGTGAATGGTAGCAGCATGGTTGGCTTAGTGAATCGTCCTgatgaagaaaaagataaggaagaaGAGACATCTCCCAGGAAAAGACATCTTAACCTGTAA